In Haladaptatus sp. QDMS2, a single window of DNA contains:
- a CDS encoding Gfo/Idh/MocA family protein, with product MTKRIGYVGLDHHHRAPYIESIQHLDAEVTAVADPDTHPEDVEADSLTEVPYYRDVPSLLDGADVDLLWVTLSNRETPAAIEAAVERGVDVFTEKPAARSASEFEPVAEAVAASDATVGFSYAWRGHPFSKRLADLVARGHFGDVKSFDVRFVASQLATRNTDHYLFDRAASRGGIVQWLGVHWIDLVPWVLDDPIVRVNARMRADTPAVDVEDGAVLQFETASGILGSHTCGYYLGEGRYDTEVKLYGEQGSASWDPMGPTFGFDGETELHLSKTDETGRHHEEQLVHDYRPVSGYGGEWGLAFMDQFLAACDGRASNPADVTDAMRVLRVLDAAYESDRTGEWVAVERE from the coding sequence ATGACCAAACGCATCGGTTACGTCGGCCTCGACCACCACCACCGCGCGCCCTACATCGAGAGCATCCAACACTTGGACGCCGAGGTGACTGCCGTGGCAGACCCGGACACCCACCCCGAGGACGTGGAGGCAGATTCACTCACGGAGGTTCCCTACTACCGCGATGTCCCGTCACTGCTCGACGGGGCGGACGTGGACCTGCTCTGGGTGACCCTCTCGAATCGCGAGACCCCCGCCGCCATCGAAGCGGCGGTCGAACGCGGCGTGGACGTGTTCACCGAAAAACCAGCGGCCCGCTCTGCGAGCGAGTTCGAACCGGTTGCCGAGGCTGTCGCCGCGAGCGACGCGACGGTCGGTTTCTCCTACGCCTGGCGAGGCCACCCCTTCTCGAAACGGCTGGCCGACCTCGTGGCGCGAGGGCACTTCGGAGACGTGAAGTCGTTCGACGTTCGGTTCGTCGCCTCGCAGTTAGCCACCCGAAACACGGACCACTACCTCTTCGACCGGGCGGCGAGCAGGGGCGGCATCGTCCAGTGGCTCGGCGTCCACTGGATCGACCTCGTGCCCTGGGTTCTCGACGACCCCATCGTCCGCGTCAACGCCCGAATGCGGGCCGACACGCCCGCCGTGGACGTCGAAGACGGAGCCGTTCTCCAGTTCGAAACCGCCTCGGGCATCCTCGGTTCGCACACCTGTGGCTACTACCTCGGCGAGGGACGCTACGACACGGAAGTGAAACTCTACGGAGAACAAGGAAGCGCCTCGTGGGACCCAATGGGTCCGACCTTTGGTTTCGATGGAGAAACCGAACTCCACCTGTCGAAGACCGACGAAACGGGCCGCCACCATGAGGAACAACTCGTCCACGACTACCGACCCGTCTCCGGCTACGGCGGCGAGTGGGGCCTCGCGTTCATGGACCAGTTCCTCGCCGCCTGCGACGGCCGCGCGTCCAACCCGGCTGACGTGACCGACGCGATGCGCGTCCTGCGCGTCCTCGACGCCGCCTACGAATCAGACCGGACCGGCGAGTGGGTAGCCGTCGAGAGGGAGTAG
- a CDS encoding Gfo/Idh/MocA family protein, with protein MPPRIGVVGLGTMGSNHASRLTNAGAMVVGTDINADARAAFADRFETQVYADHEAMYEDGLDGVVVTVPNAFHEEFTVSALTRDIPVLVEKPLAHTLESAERIADAARDSDAFCTVGLVMRYYDAVTELLDRAARGEFGTVHHVEANYLRRQGAPKRGWFTDPDLAGGGALLDVGIHVLDLAMAVLDFPAVTETFGCVRTERDPLPVEDSASGLVRFESGQSLALEVSWAAHCESAQSLVVRGDEGGAHLDIATQTLRVFPGDGAAAETVSTETSDWLAPEDEAFLAAVERNVPPANGTLEEALSVQRVVEALYRTGERKTVVQS; from the coding sequence ATGCCGCCACGCATCGGAGTCGTTGGACTCGGAACGATGGGGTCGAATCACGCTAGCCGCCTCACTAACGCCGGAGCGATGGTCGTGGGCACGGACATCAACGCCGACGCTCGCGCCGCCTTCGCAGACCGGTTCGAGACGCAAGTGTACGCCGACCACGAAGCGATGTACGAAGACGGCCTTGACGGCGTCGTCGTCACCGTCCCGAACGCCTTCCACGAGGAGTTTACCGTTTCAGCCCTCACCCGTGACATCCCCGTGCTCGTCGAAAAACCGCTCGCGCACACGCTCGAAAGCGCAGAGCGAATTGCCGACGCTGCCCGAGACAGCGACGCCTTTTGCACGGTGGGGCTGGTCATGCGCTACTACGACGCCGTCACCGAGTTGCTCGACCGAGCAGCACGCGGCGAGTTCGGGACGGTACACCACGTCGAAGCGAACTACCTTCGGCGCCAGGGTGCGCCAAAACGCGGCTGGTTCACCGACCCCGACCTTGCCGGCGGCGGTGCGCTGCTCGACGTGGGCATTCACGTCCTCGACCTCGCGATGGCCGTCCTCGACTTTCCGGCGGTCACCGAGACGTTCGGCTGTGTCCGCACCGAGCGCGACCCACTGCCCGTAGAGGATAGCGCGAGCGGCCTCGTCCGGTTCGAAAGCGGACAGAGCCTCGCGCTCGAAGTCTCCTGGGCGGCCCACTGCGAATCTGCCCAGTCGCTCGTCGTCCGCGGCGACGAGGGCGGCGCACACCTCGATATCGCCACTCAGACGCTTCGCGTCTTCCCCGGCGACGGGGCTGCGGCGGAGACAGTTTCAACTGAGACCTCAGACTGGCTGGCTCCCGAGGACGAGGCATTTCTCGCTGCCGTCGAACGAAATGTCCCGCCTGCCAACGGCACGCTCGAAGAAGCCCTCTCGGTCCAGCGAGTGGTCGAAGCGTTGTACCGAACCGGCGAACGAAAAACAGTCGTCCAGTCCTGA
- a CDS encoding sugar phosphate isomerase/epimerase: protein MQTAILTKVFSDQSLQDACRLAADIGYDGVELTGSANHLGPETTLDEARDLREHLDDLGLTVPCIATYTGGYVGKSDAERQAELDELEHYCELADVLDVSLIRHGPGGPGSYKATDADYETAAEWYQKAADVAADHGKALGIEIHSNTLVESSEDALRFLDMVDCDNVGAIHDAGNMYISHVPSGAESVQKLGDRLCHVHVKDERAVPDGDGEGRFEIDTRKGMGWYEPTLLGEGDTDHDAVVETLAEMGYDGYLTNECHIPPSASLTDEEIAREEYERLTALIEAAGT from the coding sequence ATGCAGACAGCCATCCTCACGAAGGTGTTTAGCGACCAGTCCCTGCAGGACGCCTGCCGACTCGCCGCGGACATCGGCTACGACGGCGTCGAACTGACGGGGTCTGCGAACCACCTCGGCCCGGAAACCACGCTCGACGAGGCTCGCGACCTGCGCGAACACCTGGACGACCTCGGCCTCACCGTCCCGTGTATCGCCACCTACACGGGCGGCTACGTCGGGAAGTCGGACGCGGAACGGCAGGCAGAACTCGACGAACTCGAACATTATTGCGAACTGGCCGACGTGCTCGACGTGAGTCTCATCCGCCACGGGCCTGGCGGGCCGGGGTCGTACAAGGCCACTGACGCCGACTACGAGACGGCCGCCGAGTGGTATCAGAAGGCTGCGGACGTGGCTGCCGACCACGGCAAAGCACTCGGTATCGAGATTCACAGCAATACGCTGGTCGAATCGAGCGAGGACGCGCTTCGCTTCCTCGACATGGTCGACTGCGACAATGTGGGTGCCATCCACGACGCCGGGAACATGTACATCTCACACGTCCCGAGCGGGGCAGAATCCGTCCAGAAACTCGGCGACCGTCTCTGTCACGTCCACGTCAAAGACGAACGCGCCGTCCCGGACGGCGACGGGGAGGGCAGATTCGAAATCGACACGCGAAAGGGGATGGGTTGGTACGAACCGACCCTGCTCGGCGAGGGTGACACAGACCACGACGCGGTCGTCGAAACGCTCGCCGAGATGGGTTACGACGGCTACCTCACCAACGAGTGCCACATCCCGCCCTCCGCGTCGCTCACGGACGAGGAAATCGCGCGCGAAGAGTACGAACGCCTCACCGCGCTCATCGAAGCTGCCGGCACATAA
- a CDS encoding DegT/DnrJ/EryC1/StrS aminotransferase family protein: MSELALHGGPKAADALEIPTWPQTREQDRENVLDALESGAWCRNNGNAQWVERFEDEWAEYHEAEHAIAVANGTVAIQVALRMCDVRPGDEVLLPPYTFIATGSAITALGAVPKFVDVDPETYNVDPASVEEQITDKTVGMVGVHIAGYPMNFDELLPVLDEHDLFLVEDAAHAQGTEWRGKKIGTFGDVGTFSFQETKSLSAGEGGVVITDDELLAERGHLIHNIGRVSGKAYRHYELAGNCRMTEFQGALLCSQLEQLEAQNETRRENERILREELETIDGVSAKPDDDRITARGYCLFDLKYDPAAFGGLSRDDFLEALNAEGVPGGTGYTYPMYKQPTFSREKVKALVPDDVDVPAYRSLHLPGVEEVVATNITFSHVILLAEPEGIRAIGDAIRKIQRNVDELL, encoded by the coding sequence ATGAGCGAGTTAGCATTGCACGGTGGACCGAAGGCAGCCGACGCCCTCGAAATTCCGACGTGGCCCCAGACCCGTGAACAGGACAGAGAGAACGTACTCGACGCGCTCGAATCGGGCGCGTGGTGTCGCAACAACGGCAACGCCCAGTGGGTCGAACGATTCGAAGACGAGTGGGCCGAGTACCACGAGGCAGAACACGCCATCGCGGTGGCGAACGGGACTGTCGCGATTCAGGTCGCCCTCCGGATGTGCGACGTCCGGCCCGGCGACGAGGTGCTGTTGCCTCCGTACACCTTCATCGCGACGGGGAGCGCAATCACCGCCCTCGGCGCGGTGCCGAAGTTCGTGGACGTGGACCCGGAGACGTACAACGTGGACCCGGCGTCGGTCGAAGAGCAAATCACGGACAAGACCGTCGGCATGGTCGGCGTCCACATCGCTGGCTACCCGATGAATTTCGACGAACTACTTCCCGTCCTCGACGAACACGACCTGTTTCTCGTCGAGGACGCGGCCCACGCCCAGGGCACCGAGTGGCGCGGCAAGAAAATCGGAACCTTCGGCGACGTCGGGACGTTTTCGTTCCAGGAGACGAAATCCCTCTCCGCCGGCGAGGGCGGCGTCGTCATCACCGACGACGAACTGCTCGCAGAGCGCGGCCACCTGATTCACAACATCGGCCGCGTGAGCGGGAAGGCGTACCGCCACTACGAACTTGCGGGCAACTGTCGCATGACCGAATTCCAGGGGGCGTTGCTCTGCTCGCAACTCGAACAGCTCGAAGCGCAGAACGAAACGCGCAGGGAGAACGAGCGCATCCTCCGCGAGGAACTCGAGACCATAGACGGCGTCTCGGCGAAACCCGACGACGACCGCATCACCGCACGGGGCTACTGTCTGTTCGACCTCAAGTACGACCCGGCTGCCTTCGGCGGCCTCTCGCGCGACGATTTCCTCGAAGCACTCAACGCCGAGGGCGTTCCGGGGGGCACTGGCTACACCTACCCGATGTACAAGCAGCCGACGTTCTCGCGGGAGAAGGTGAAGGCGCTCGTGCCGGACGACGTCGACGTGCCCGCGTATCGCAGTCTCCATCTGCCGGGCGTCGAGGAAGTCGTCGCCACGAACATCACCTTCTCGCACGTGATATTGCTGGCGGAACCGGAGGGGATTCGGGCCATCGGCGACGCCATCCGAAAGATTCAGCGCAACGTCGACGAGCTGCTGTAA
- a CDS encoding GNAT family N-acetyltransferase: protein MEITRLTTRRTILDCIDRWNAIHPSVPFARRLAAQRIFVPAPGVSVTVWGVVPESGDAPVGFAITKHLSRPVPGYEDATTGWLSLFALDPVACDVADDGADLLETALSHLRDRGVTTVILGSDIRKFMPALPRPVHDHYADLLEAVDFEAGGTVADLYCDLRAPGTDERLSEHRSPSASVDVGPVEPATEPALHDFMAREFPGRWQFQVEANCTHPGGVDDYWVVRDEGEVVAFARTGTADSPVLSACLNWVEKWGPRTCGLGPIGVAESRRREGHGLLLIANVMAAFRERGYQHMVIDGVADGLRGYYAQLGFEPDIEFVSYRATL, encoded by the coding sequence ATGGAGATAACGCGACTCACCACCAGACGGACGATTCTCGACTGTATCGACCGCTGGAACGCGATTCACCCATCCGTTCCGTTCGCCCGCAGACTCGCCGCACAGCGAATTTTCGTGCCCGCGCCCGGCGTCTCCGTGACCGTCTGGGGCGTTGTCCCCGAATCCGGCGACGCCCCGGTTGGTTTTGCCATCACGAAACATCTCTCACGGCCCGTCCCCGGATACGAGGACGCGACGACGGGGTGGCTCAGTCTGTTCGCGCTCGACCCCGTCGCCTGCGACGTGGCTGACGACGGCGCTGACCTGCTCGAAACCGCGCTCTCCCACCTGCGTGACCGGGGCGTCACCACCGTCATCCTCGGGAGCGACATCCGCAAGTTCATGCCTGCGTTGCCGCGACCTGTCCACGACCACTACGCGGACCTGCTCGAAGCCGTCGACTTCGAGGCCGGCGGGACAGTCGCCGACCTCTACTGCGACCTGCGCGCACCAGGGACAGACGAGCGACTCAGCGAGCACCGCTCGCCGTCCGCGAGCGTCGACGTCGGACCTGTCGAGCCGGCGACGGAGCCGGCCCTCCACGACTTTATGGCACGCGAGTTCCCCGGTCGCTGGCAGTTTCAGGTCGAGGCAAACTGCACTCACCCCGGAGGCGTGGACGACTACTGGGTCGTGAGAGACGAGGGCGAAGTCGTGGCGTTCGCACGCACCGGCACGGCAGACTCGCCGGTCCTCTCTGCGTGCCTCAACTGGGTCGAAAAGTGGGGCCCACGGACCTGCGGGCTGGGGCCAATCGGTGTCGCTGAATCGCGTCGGCGCGAGGGCCACGGACTCCTCCTCATCGCGAACGTGATGGCGGCCTTCCGCGAGCGGGGCTACCAGCACATGGTCATCGACGGGGTGGCCGACGGATTGCGGGGATACTACGCCCAACTCGGCTTCGAACCGGACATCGAGTTCGTCTCCTATCGAGCGACGCTTTGA
- a CDS encoding GNAT family N-acetyltransferase produces MIDIAPLSPSDVDQALRLSTQAGWNQTAADWNRVLSFDPDGCFGGWVDDELVATTCVATYDDAVRWVGMVLVDEAHRRQGYGTALFERGLTYATDREDVAIGLDATEYGAPLYREFGFRSETPIERWTGLLAPVSTSLDAAVVQPQYVEALCKLDRETLGVDRSALLTRLLSEVGTTAIGVRDGEDLRAYAVVRPGLERPQVGPIVAHSGPELSALLNRIEDMLTDPRVIVDALPTDDTVDRLREHGLRRKRSLVRMTHESADPLLAAPSVRAAVGFAWG; encoded by the coding sequence GTGATAGATATCGCCCCGCTCTCTCCGAGTGACGTAGACCAGGCCCTCCGCCTCTCGACGCAGGCGGGGTGGAATCAAACCGCGGCCGACTGGAACCGCGTTCTCTCGTTCGACCCAGACGGCTGTTTCGGCGGGTGGGTGGACGACGAACTCGTGGCGACGACGTGCGTGGCCACGTACGACGACGCGGTGCGCTGGGTCGGCATGGTACTCGTGGACGAAGCTCACCGCCGGCAGGGCTACGGGACGGCCCTGTTTGAACGGGGATTAACCTACGCCACCGACCGGGAAGACGTGGCTATCGGCCTCGACGCCACCGAGTACGGAGCGCCACTGTATCGCGAGTTCGGATTTCGCAGCGAGACCCCAATCGAACGCTGGACGGGGCTGCTCGCTCCGGTTTCGACGTCGCTCGACGCCGCAGTCGTCCAACCACAGTACGTCGAAGCGCTCTGCAAACTCGACCGCGAAACCCTCGGCGTGGACCGCTCTGCGCTGTTGACCCGCCTGCTCTCCGAGGTGGGAACTACGGCCATCGGCGTCCGCGATGGTGAGGACCTCCGTGCGTACGCGGTGGTTCGGCCGGGACTCGAACGCCCACAGGTCGGCCCCATCGTCGCCCACAGCGGCCCCGAACTGTCGGCGCTCCTCAACCGAATCGAAGACATGCTCACAGACCCCCGCGTCATCGTAGACGCGCTGCCGACCGACGATACTGTGGACCGACTTCGTGAACACGGCCTTCGCCGGAAACGGAGTCTCGTCCGGATGACACACGAGTCGGCCGACCCGCTGTTGGCCGCGCCGTCGGTTCGCGCAGCCGTCGGCTTCGCCTGGGGCTAG
- a CDS encoding S9 family peptidase translates to MNRTFLQNVDGFYDVEDQLPQYLRRLAATHFERANRERDAVDSRRAARRHGETARANFFDALGGLPTERTPLNPTITDTLDRDGYRVELVVFESLPDVHVTANLYLPDDADEPVPGVLFFCGHSDAGKAAAVYQKACIELVQNGFAVLAVDPIGQGERHQFFDPETGEIPRRNVIEHSYLGHQCMLAGTNLARYFVWDAMRAMDYLRERPEVDPDRIGATGNSGGGMQTGYLMLADDRLAAAAPCCFVTSKEAYMKTGQAQDGEQIIWRAIERGPRYDDFLTGFAPKPVCIGASQSDFLCIEGAHQTYERAKRAYELYAAPAAIDLVVSPTTHGLDPVLREAVINWFQSHLQGIAPDFEAGDPETETESALTCLESGEVNAAFPAERHVVNLTREYLDGSNPTEPRAVADADGTPMRKLVRERFDLDRIAPPRFPRVIKTEDDGDLVWEKVFFRSESDIVTTGVLVRDERVSSAESVPTVVLLNRGTDDLPEYEQAVRTLATERGAVFVFDVRGEGGVRARDVNTPLANGGEYYDTHGTAYKLTSDALMCGTSLVALRVFDVLQAGDYLANRFGTDNLGVIGVGTGTFHALYAAVADQRFGTVLVEDVPTYYERATNREVPIDHDLLQFGVVGELDIPQLLPALSEREVTVTNISTDHFG, encoded by the coding sequence ATGAACCGAACCTTTCTGCAGAACGTCGATGGGTTCTACGACGTCGAAGACCAGCTTCCGCAATACCTGCGGCGACTGGCCGCGACGCACTTCGAGCGAGCGAACCGCGAACGAGACGCGGTCGATTCGCGACGGGCAGCGCGGCGGCACGGGGAGACGGCACGTGCCAACTTCTTCGACGCACTCGGCGGCCTGCCGACCGAACGCACGCCACTAAATCCGACGATAACCGACACGCTGGACCGTGACGGTTATCGCGTCGAACTGGTCGTGTTCGAGAGTCTCCCGGACGTCCACGTCACGGCGAACCTGTACCTCCCGGACGACGCCGACGAACCGGTCCCCGGTGTCCTGTTTTTCTGTGGTCACTCGGACGCCGGCAAGGCGGCCGCAGTCTACCAGAAGGCGTGTATCGAACTCGTTCAAAATGGGTTCGCGGTACTCGCCGTGGACCCAATCGGGCAGGGCGAACGCCACCAGTTTTTCGACCCGGAGACCGGCGAGATTCCGCGCCGGAACGTCATCGAACACTCCTACCTCGGCCACCAGTGTATGCTCGCAGGGACGAACCTCGCGCGTTACTTCGTCTGGGACGCGATGCGAGCGATGGACTACTTGCGCGAGCGGCCCGAAGTCGACCCGGACCGCATCGGCGCGACGGGCAACTCGGGAGGCGGGATGCAGACGGGTTACCTCATGCTCGCAGACGACCGCCTCGCTGCGGCCGCTCCCTGCTGTTTCGTCACCTCGAAAGAAGCCTACATGAAGACTGGTCAGGCCCAGGATGGCGAGCAAATCATCTGGCGAGCAATCGAACGCGGGCCGCGCTACGACGACTTCCTCACCGGATTCGCGCCGAAACCAGTGTGCATCGGTGCGTCGCAATCAGACTTCCTCTGTATCGAGGGTGCCCACCAGACCTACGAACGGGCGAAACGCGCCTACGAACTGTACGCTGCGCCCGCCGCTATCGATCTCGTCGTCTCGCCGACGACTCACGGCCTCGACCCAGTGCTCCGGGAGGCGGTCATCAACTGGTTCCAGTCGCACCTGCAGGGGATTGCGCCGGATTTCGAGGCTGGCGACCCGGAAACCGAAACTGAATCCGCGCTCACCTGCCTCGAATCGGGCGAGGTGAACGCCGCGTTTCCAGCGGAGCGACACGTCGTGAACCTCACGCGAGAATACCTCGACGGGAGTAATCCAACTGAACCGCGAGCGGTGGCCGACGCAGACGGAACGCCGATGCGCAAACTCGTGAGAGAGCGATTCGACTTAGACCGGATCGCACCACCACGCTTCCCCCGAGTCATCAAGACGGAAGACGACGGCGACCTCGTCTGGGAGAAAGTGTTCTTCAGGAGCGAATCCGACATCGTGACGACCGGCGTGCTGGTTCGCGACGAGCGGGTTTCCTCCGCAGAGAGCGTGCCAACCGTCGTCCTGTTGAATCGCGGAACCGACGACCTCCCCGAGTACGAGCAGGCGGTCCGCACGCTCGCCACAGAGCGCGGGGCGGTGTTCGTCTTCGACGTCAGAGGGGAGGGCGGCGTCCGCGCTCGTGACGTAAACACACCGCTCGCAAACGGTGGAGAGTACTACGACACCCACGGAACGGCGTACAAACTCACGTCCGACGCGCTCATGTGTGGCACGTCGCTCGTGGCGCTCCGCGTCTTCGACGTGCTGCAAGCGGGCGATTACCTCGCAAACCGTTTCGGAACCGACAACCTCGGCGTCATCGGGGTCGGAACCGGCACCTTCCACGCGCTGTACGCCGCCGTCGCAGACCAGCGATTCGGCACTGTCCTCGTCGAGGACGTCCCCACCTACTACGAACGGGCCACGAACCGAGAGGTTCCAATCGACCACGACCTGCTCCAGTTCGGCGTTGTGGGAGAACTGGACATTCCGCAGTTGCTCCCGGCACTCTCCGAGCGCGAGGTGACGGTTACGAACATTTCGACAGACCACTTCGGCTAA
- a CDS encoding sugar phosphate isomerase/epimerase — translation MRFGLCTISNQERSVFDVLASAADAGYDGVEIWGRDHVGDGTAATCREIAEAAEKRGLEIPVYGSYLRPGTVSFAEKLSHELAVAERLGASLIRVWPGEQEYGDHSEAHFEQAVADLETLTRRATKRGFGVTVEKHEGTLSNTREGAERLITAVDDPNCGLNWQPLFSMHPDDLRAEAEALAPLSNNVHMQAVGERGTRDRCALSESFFDVEAVLEPFERAGFEGYVNVEFVRGDCEYDAAIEADLDFLDAIV, via the coding sequence ATGCGATTCGGACTGTGTACCATCTCGAATCAGGAACGGTCGGTTTTCGACGTGCTCGCGAGCGCGGCCGATGCGGGCTACGACGGCGTCGAAATCTGGGGCCGTGACCACGTCGGCGACGGAACCGCCGCCACCTGCCGCGAAATCGCCGAAGCGGCCGAAAAACGAGGGCTCGAAATCCCAGTGTACGGGTCGTATCTTCGGCCCGGAACCGTCTCGTTCGCGGAAAAATTGTCCCACGAACTGGCAGTGGCCGAGCGACTCGGCGCGTCGCTCATCCGCGTCTGGCCGGGCGAACAGGAGTACGGCGACCACAGCGAAGCCCACTTCGAGCAGGCGGTAGCCGACCTCGAAACGCTGACCCGACGAGCGACGAAACGCGGCTTCGGCGTCACCGTCGAGAAGCACGAGGGAACGCTCTCGAACACCCGTGAAGGCGCAGAACGACTCATTACGGCTGTGGACGACCCGAACTGCGGATTGAACTGGCAGCCGCTGTTCTCGATGCACCCAGACGATTTGCGCGCCGAGGCCGAGGCTCTGGCACCGCTCTCGAACAACGTCCACATGCAGGCCGTTGGCGAGCGCGGGACCCGCGACCGCTGTGCGCTCTCCGAGTCGTTTTTCGACGTCGAGGCGGTTCTCGAACCGTTCGAACGGGCGGGATTCGAGGGCTACGTCAACGTGGAGTTCGTGCGCGGGGATTGTGAATACGACGCGGCTATCGAAGCCGATCTCGACTTTCTCGACGCAATTGTCTGA